The following coding sequences lie in one Streptomyces albofaciens JCM 4342 genomic window:
- a CDS encoding LysR family transcriptional regulator → MADWDIKKLRILRTLHELGTVTAAAEALHLTPSAVSQQLTALARQLGVTLLEAHGRRVRLTDAAHLVLRHADAVFAQLERADAELLGYLQGEAGEVRVGAFSTSIPALVVPAVRELRHSHPGLHVSVREAEAAEAYELLAEGSVDLALSLAAHAPTPRDPKFTRISLLADPLDVALPAGHPLAGEPGLRLADLADERWIYGSSGPWSQITTTACEHAGFVPEQAHAAADWDAILAMVGAGMGVALVPRMAMSGARGRSGPDRGDGPVQGTAVAVRVLRADQPRRHVVAAVRRGAEEAPGLARVLAGLKEVAEGPAVGPEAGGGR, encoded by the coding sequence ATGGCCGACTGGGACATCAAGAAGCTGCGCATCCTGCGCACCCTCCACGAGCTGGGCACGGTCACCGCCGCCGCCGAGGCGCTGCACCTGACGCCGTCGGCGGTTTCGCAGCAGCTGACCGCGCTGGCCAGGCAGCTCGGGGTGACGCTCCTGGAGGCGCACGGCCGGCGCGTACGCCTGACGGACGCCGCGCACCTCGTCCTGCGGCACGCCGATGCCGTCTTCGCGCAACTGGAGCGCGCGGACGCGGAGTTGCTCGGCTACCTCCAGGGCGAGGCGGGCGAGGTGCGGGTCGGCGCGTTCTCCACGTCGATCCCCGCGCTGGTCGTCCCCGCCGTACGGGAGCTGCGCCACTCGCATCCGGGGCTGCACGTGTCCGTACGGGAGGCGGAGGCGGCCGAGGCGTACGAACTGCTCGCCGAGGGCAGCGTCGACCTCGCCCTCTCGCTCGCCGCGCACGCGCCGACGCCGCGCGACCCCAAGTTCACCCGCATCTCGCTGCTCGCCGACCCGCTGGACGTGGCGCTGCCCGCCGGGCACCCGCTGGCCGGCGAGCCCGGGCTGCGGCTGGCCGACCTGGCGGACGAGCGGTGGATCTACGGGAGCAGCGGCCCCTGGTCGCAGATCACCACCACCGCGTGCGAGCACGCCGGTTTCGTGCCGGAACAGGCGCACGCCGCCGCCGACTGGGACGCGATCCTGGCCATGGTGGGCGCGGGCATGGGGGTGGCGCTGGTGCCGCGGATGGCGATGTCCGGGGCGCGGGGCCGGTCCGGGCCGGACCGCGGCGACGGCCCCGTACAGGGAACGGCGGTGGCGGTACGGGTGCTCCGCGCCGACCAGCCGCGGCGGCACGTCGTGGCGGCCGTACGCCGCGGGGCGGAGGAGGCGCCGGGGCTGGCGCGCGTCCTGGCCGGGCTGAAGGAGGTGGCGGAGGGGCCGGCCGTAGGGCCGGAAGCGGGCGGCGGTCGATGA